CACGCCGCCGCTCGAAGTAGGCCGGCGCTCCGACGACCGCCATCCGGAGATCGCCCGTGACGGGGACGGCAATCATGTCCTTGTCGATGGTCTCGCCGAGCTGGATGCCGGCGTCAAGCCGCGGCGACGATGTCGACCGGTGACTCGCTCACGGTGAGGTCGAGGCGGGCGCATGTGACGCGCGGAGAGAAAGGTGGGGAGCAACGACTCGCCCATCATGGAGAGGGCGGCGCTCGACGTGTGGGAGGCGCAGCGGCCGCGCGGCTGGTCCCCCAGCTCACCGATGGCCGCCGCCGCCGACCGCACCTCGTCGAGCGCCGGGCGCACCGACGCATAGAGCCGCTCGCCGGCATCCGTCAGGTGCACGCTGCGCGTCGTCCGCTGGACGAGCGCGACGCCAAGCCGCGTCTCGAGCCGGCGCAGCGCCTGACTGACCGCCGAGTGGCTCATGCTGAGCCGCTCGCCGGCCGCGCGAAATCCCTTGGTCTCCGCCACGGCCACGAGGTCGCCATCCCGTCCAGTTCGTCGCTCATTGGACCGGGAATGGTGACCAGGGTGGACGCTGGTGGCAAGTAGATCGACCGCTGGGGGCGGGGCACATTGCTCCGGAGGTCGGCATGACGGCGTCGCACCTTTCGGCTCGGGCCTGGTGCCTTCCGGGGATCGCCGACTCCGACGTTCACCCGCACGCGCGAGCAGCTCCGTTGCTCAGGATGCCCATGATGCCTACCGACCACAGCCGGCGCCGCTTCCTCGAGTCGGCCGGGATGATGGCCGCCGCACCGCTCCTCGGCGGCCTCCTCTCCCCGGCACTCGCCGAGCCGATGACACACGCCTCATCGCGCGGGACGCACGCCTCGACGTCGATGAGCCGGCGCCAGCTCGGCACGCTCGAGGTCTCGAGCGTCGGGATGGGCGTGCAGAACATGGCCCGCCGATACGAGACCACGGTGCCGTATCGCCCGGAGATGATCAACATCCTTCGCGCCGCCTACGACCGGGGGGTGACCTTCTTCGACACCGCCGAGGCCTACGGCCCGCACGAGTGCGAGCGCATCCTTGGCGAGGCCATCGCCGTTCCGCGACAAGGTCGTGATCACGTCGAAGTTCGGCTGGAACATCGACCAGGAGACCGGACAGCGCCGACCGGGGCTCAACAGCAAGCCGGCGCACATCACGCGCGTCGTCGACGGGATGCTCAAGCGGCTCCGCACCGACCGCATCGACCTGCTCTACCAGCATCGGGTCGACCCGGAGGTCCCCATCGAGGACGTCGCCGGCGCCGTCCAGGCATTGAAGCAACAGGGGCAAGGTGCTGCATTGGGGGCTTTCGGAAATGGGCCTGGAGACGCTGCGCCGCGCACGCCGCGCTGCCGGTCACCGCCGTGCAAAGCGCAGTATTCGATGCTATGGCGCGGCCCAGAGCAAGAAGTGATCCCGGCGTGCGAGGAACTCGGCATCGGCTTCGTGCCGTGGAGCCCGCTCGGCGTGGGCTTCCTCACCGGCGCCATCGACGCCAGCACCCGCTTCGCCCCGGGTGACATCCGCGCGGGATCGAGGTCGCTTCGCCCCAGAGAACCTGCCGCACAACCTGCAGCTCGTCGCGCTGCGGCGGTGCTGGGCCGAGCGCAAGCAGGCCACCCCTGCCAGATCGCGCTCGCCTGGCTGATCGCGCACAAGCCGTGGATCGTGCCCATCCCGGGGACGACGCAGATGGCGCACATGGTCGAGAATACGGGCGCCGCCGATGTGCAGTTCACGCCGGGTGAGCTGACGGAGCTGGACGCGGCCGTCCGCGCCATCGAGGTCGTGGGCAGCGCCTGCCGGATGCCGTGCTGGTCTTCTCCGGGCGTGGGAAGCGCCGCCGAAGCGATGAGCAGGACGGTCGAACGGTCGGGCGTTCGCTCGCGTCGCAGGTCGGCCGAGAGGTCGCCGTGTGCGTGGTCGCGGCGGCGTGCGGCGCACCTCGACGGTCGCCGGCCTAACGACGAGCAGCAGCGTGCGAGATGAAGACCCGAACGCTGGGCCGCTTCGGCCCCGACGTCTCCGCCCTCGGACTCGGCTGCAAGTGGCTCAGCTTCGGTTTGGGCCCCGCCACCGACCGCGGCGAGGCGGTGCGCCTCATGCGCGACGCCGTGGAGCGCGGTGTGACCTTCTTCGACACCGCGCAGATCTACGGTCCGTTCACCAACGAGGAGGTCGTCGGTGAGGCGCTGGCGCCTTTCCGGGAGCGCGTGGTGATCGCCACCAAGTTCGGCTTCGACTTCGATGCGGACGGGAAGCCGACCGGTGCACTGAACAGCCGCCCCGAATCGATCCGCCTAACGATCGAGGGGTCGCTCCGGCGCCTGGGTGTCGAGCGCATCGACCTGCTGTACCAGCACCGCGTCGACCCAGGGGTTCCCATCGAGGACGTGGCGGGGACCGTGCGGGCGCTGATCGCGGAGAAGGTGCAGCGCCCCGGCTCTCCGAGGCCGGCGTGCCGAGACCATCCGCCGCGCCCACGCGGTGCAGCCGATCACCGCGTTGCAGAGCGAGTACTCGCTGTTCTGGCGCGAGCCGAACAGGAGGTCCTTCCCGCGCTCGAGGAGCTGGGGATCGGCTTCGTCCCGTTCTCGCCGTTAGGCAAGGGCTTCCTCACCGGCAAGATCGACGAGACAACCGCGTTCGACGCCGGCGACTTCCGCAACACGGTGCCGCGCTTCGCCCCCGAAAACCGGAAGGCGAATCAGGCGGTGGTCGACGTGGTGCGTGCCCTGGCGGCTCGGAAGGGGGTGACCCCCGCCCAGCTCGCCCTCGCCTGGGTCCTGGCGCAGCGCGCGTGGATCGTGCCGATCCCTGGGACGACGAAGCGTCATCGGCTCGAGAAAACCCGGGCGCGGCGGACGTCGCGCTGACGCTGGACGAGCTGCGCGAGATCGACGCGGCCACCGCGACGATCCGGGTGCAGGGTGACCGGTACTCCGAGGCCTCGCAACGGATGATCGACCGATGAAGACGCCAGCGCGCGACTGCTCCTTCCTGTTAGACCTTCTTCCGTCTCGAATGCCCATGATGCGCACGACGTCGATTACAACATCCGCCGTGCTCCCGGCACTACTGGGGCTCGCGCTCGTTTCCCCGCTGGGCACGTTGGGGCGTTTGCATGCGCAGTCTCGGCGGCCTGCCGTCCGGCCGGCAGTTCCCACAGTGGGTCGTCGCCCGCGGCCGAGTCCACGACGTTCGCCGCGAACGTCGAGAACGCGCGCGATGGCGCTCGGCCCCAGGGCACGGTGTTCGTTGGATCACAGCGAGTACGGCAAGGTGCACG
This DNA window, taken from Gemmatimonadota bacterium, encodes the following:
- a CDS encoding LysR family transcriptional regulator, with amino-acid sequence MAETKGFRAAGERLSMSHSAVSQALRRLETRLGVALVQRTTRSVHLTDAGERLYASVRPALDEVRSAAAAIGELGDQPRGRCASHTSSAALSMMGESLLPTFLSARHMRPPRPHRERVTGRHRRRGLTPASSSARPSTRT